In the Anastrepha obliqua isolate idAnaObli1 chromosome 1, idAnaObli1_1.0, whole genome shotgun sequence genome, one interval contains:
- the LOC129252779 gene encoding discs overgrown protein kinase, which translates to MELRVGNKYRLGRKIGSGSFGDIYLGTTINTGEEVAIKLECIRTKHPQLHIESKFYKTMQGGIGIPRIIWCGSEGDYNVMVMELLGPSLEDLFNFCSRRFSLKTVLLLADQMISRIDYIHSRDFIHRDIKPDNFLMGLGKKGNLVYIIDFGLAKKFRDARSLKHIPYRENKNLTGTARYASINTHLGIEQSRRDDLESLGYVLMYFNLGALPWQGLKAANKRQKYERISEKKLSTTILSLCKGFPSEFVNYLNFCRQMHFEQRPDYCYLRKLFRNLFHRLGFTYDYVFDWNLLKFGGPRNPQAIQQQQDGGGECQQGQEASASQQQQHQHNQKQIAGGVAAVGSAQIMNSGGGGGAQTLVSSSGAMVGGGTSQMVVGSGNGGGGLNMDDSMAATNSSRPPYDTPERRPSIRMRPGGGGGGGVVQPGVVNDTLFANVKSKHGRKMPTKQKTTQREIKQNNR; encoded by the exons atggaACTGAGAGTTGGCAATAAATATCGCCTGGGTCGTAAGATCGGCTCAGGTTCGTTTGGCGATATTTACCTAGGCACCACAATAAACACAGGCGAGGAAGTCGCCATAAAACTTGAATGCATACGCACGAAACATCCCCAGCTACACATCGAGTCAAAATTCTATAAAACCATGCAGGGCGGCATTGGTATACCGCGCATAATCTGGTGTGGGTCGGAAGGTGATTACAATGTGATGGTGATGGAATTGTTAGGCCCATCATTGGAAGATTTATTCAATTTCTGTTCACGTCGCTTCTCACTAAAAACAGTACTATTACTCGCCGATCAGATGATATCACGCATCGATTATATACATTCTCGTGACTTCATACATCGAGACATAAAACCGGACAATTTTCTCATGGGTTTGGGCAAAAAGGGAAATCTCGTTTATATAATTGACTTTGGACTGGCGAAAAAATTCCGCGATGCCCGCTCTCTGAAACACATACCCTACCGGGAAAACAAAAATCTCACAGGTACCGCACGTTATGCCTCAATCAACACACATTTGGGCATTGAACAGTCGCGTCGTGACGATTTGGAATCGCTCGGTTATGTGCTGATGTATTTTAATTTGGGTGCACTGCCGTGGCAAGGTCTGAAGGCTGCCAACAAACGTCAGAAGTATGAACGCATCTCGGAGAAGAAACTGTCGACGACAATACTGTCGTTGTGTAAAGGTTTCCCCAGCGAATTTGTCAACTATTTGAATTTCTGCCGTCAAATGCACTTTGAACAACGGCCCGATTATTGCTAtttaagaaaactcttccgTAATTTGTTCCATCGTCTTGGCTTCACTTATGACTATGTCTTCGACTGGAATCTGCTGAAATTTGGCGGGCCACGTAATCCGCAAGCCATTCAACAACAACAGGATGGTGGCGGTGAATGCCAACAAGGACAAGAGGCATCCGcttcacaacagcaacaacaccaacacaaTCAGAAACAAATAGCTGGTGGTGTCGCTGCCGTAGGTAGTGCACAAATCATGAACTCGGGAGGCGGTGGAGGTGCGCAAACACTGGTCAGTAGTAGTGGTGCAATGGTCGGTGGTGGCACTTCCCAAATGGTGGTCGGCAGTGGCAATGGTGGCGGCGGCCTAAATATGGATGATTCAATGGCGGCCACGAATTCATCACGTCCTCCCTACGATACCCCCGAACGGCGCCCATCGATTCGCATGCGTCCAGGTGGTGGTGGAGGCGGCGGCGTGGTGCAGCCGGGCGTTGTCAACGAC ACATTGTTTGCGAATGTGAAATCGAAGCATGGAAGAAAAatgccaacaaaacaaaaaacaacgcaAAGAGAAATTAAGCAGAATAATcgttaa